The Streptomyces sp. DH-12 genome has a window encoding:
- a CDS encoding transposase, with amino-acid sequence MELLWSSLKKRGLATCAGDHLADVADATGQGIHRISHNQQLSWSFLAHTGLTIHPPRPRNQRKDQ; translated from the coding sequence GTGGAACTGCTGTGGTCGTCGCTCAAGAAGCGGGGACTCGCCACCTGTGCCGGCGACCACCTTGCCGATGTCGCCGACGCCACCGGACAAGGCATTCACCGCATCAGCCACAACCAGCAGCTGTCATGGTCCTTCCTCGCCCACACCGGCCTGACCATCCACCCACCACGCCCACGGAACCAACGAAAAGATCAGTAA
- a CDS encoding transposase, with translation MNDRGRHPLADTLGLVLDVLVTPASTTDRDAARILLPAGKERFRRLARVWTDGGYTGHLTDWGGPASGVALDIVRRSDDAQGFQALPRRWVVERSFAWLLRGRHLVRVCERRTDTGESTVLWSVTRLMSRRLAARHQLGPARAA, from the coding sequence ATCAATGATCGCGGGCGGCATCCGCTTGCCGACACCCTTGGACTCGTCCTGGACGTCCTGGTCACGCCCGCGTCCACGACCGACCGGGACGCCGCCCGAATCCTGCTGCCCGCAGGCAAAGAGCGGTTCCGGCGCCTTGCCCGCGTCTGGACCGACGGCGGTTACACCGGCCACCTCACCGACTGGGGCGGCCCAGCATCTGGGGTGGCTCTTGACATCGTTCGTCGCAGCGACGACGCCCAGGGTTTCCAGGCCCTGCCCCGCCGCTGGGTCGTGGAGAGGTCCTTCGCCTGGCTCCTGCGCGGCCGGCACCTGGTCCGCGTCTGCGAGCGACGCACCGACACCGGTGAAAGTACCGTCCTGTGGTCGGTGACCAGGCTCATGAGCCGCCGTCTCGCCGCCCGGCACCAGCTTGGCCCGGCGCGGGCAGCGTGA
- a CDS encoding WYL domain-containing protein — MTPDRFFSLMLLLASRNAVTTQELASALGVSLRTITRDLNWLRDAGLPVTAQRGRLGGVTMLPGSGLDLTRLTPDERDHLSLAGLDEKQRAELDASVESRRALSKIVATQPRRLDELLPLTDVVHVDSRPWLQARTSGTTPASLIGPVRRGRRLRIEYDSPRESCPRDLVVDPYGLLAKAGVWYLVADCAQVPRMYRLERITTWKEVDQPRRIRENQTLATVAATLVDQWEHNHAIEVSATIDQTQIERAQRILGQRLVQDDHEESATGRKVTIRFLHLEDVRALLPFGSAITVHGPSEARAHLRDLATHLAHHYAPSPTS; from the coding sequence GTGACCCCAGACCGCTTCTTCTCCCTGATGCTGCTCCTGGCATCGAGGAACGCCGTGACCACACAGGAACTCGCCTCGGCGCTCGGGGTGTCCCTTCGAACCATCACCCGGGACCTGAACTGGCTCCGCGACGCCGGTCTGCCGGTGACCGCGCAACGGGGCCGCCTCGGAGGCGTGACCATGCTGCCCGGATCCGGACTCGACCTCACGCGACTCACACCCGACGAGCGTGATCATCTCTCTCTCGCCGGACTGGACGAGAAGCAACGTGCGGAGCTCGACGCATCGGTCGAAAGCCGGCGCGCACTCTCCAAGATCGTCGCTACACAACCACGTCGACTTGATGAACTCCTGCCGCTCACCGACGTAGTGCACGTGGACAGCCGTCCCTGGCTCCAGGCACGAACCTCCGGCACGACTCCGGCTTCGCTGATCGGCCCGGTGCGGCGCGGTCGTAGGCTACGAATCGAGTACGACAGTCCACGCGAGTCATGCCCCCGCGACCTGGTCGTGGATCCCTACGGGCTGCTCGCCAAGGCCGGCGTCTGGTACCTCGTCGCCGACTGCGCCCAAGTGCCACGGATGTACCGACTCGAACGGATCACCACGTGGAAAGAAGTCGACCAGCCACGACGGATCCGCGAGAACCAGACCCTGGCCACCGTCGCTGCCACGCTCGTTGATCAGTGGGAACACAACCACGCGATAGAGGTCAGCGCCACCATCGATCAGACCCAGATCGAGCGAGCGCAACGGATCCTCGGCCAACGACTCGTCCAGGACGACCATGAAGAATCCGCCACCGGCCGCAAGGTGACAATCCGCTTCCTGCATCTGGAGGACGTGCGAGCACTCCTGCCGTTCGGGAGTGCCATCACTGTGCACGGCCCCAGTGAAGCCAGGGCTCACCTACGTGACCTCGCCACCCATCTTGCCCACCACTATGCGCCGTCACCAACGTCCTGA
- a CDS encoding VOC family protein: protein MTTSVVSIVYVNDAPAAARFYGDLLGMSPSFETPGYITFALGPGADLAVWSGQFEGLSADVPRTSEVCLAIDSGPDEVNAIFKQWQSKGVTILREPHDAGFGLTFLAADPDGNRIRVAPRD, encoded by the coding sequence ATGACCACATCCGTCGTGTCCATCGTCTACGTGAACGACGCTCCCGCTGCAGCGCGTTTCTACGGCGACCTCCTCGGCATGAGCCCGTCGTTCGAGACTCCGGGATACATCACCTTCGCCCTCGGGCCAGGCGCTGACCTCGCTGTGTGGTCCGGCCAGTTCGAGGGTCTGTCAGCGGACGTCCCGCGTACCAGTGAGGTGTGTCTGGCCATCGACAGTGGGCCCGACGAGGTCAACGCGATCTTCAAGCAGTGGCAGTCCAAGGGCGTCACGATCCTGCGCGAGCCTCATGATGCGGGGTTCGGGCTGACCTTCCTCGCGGCCGATCCTGACGGGAACCGTATCCGCGTCGCACCGAGGGACTGA
- a CDS encoding IS481 family transposase, producing MPHTNAPLSVEGRRRLVKRCQTRPIAHVAAETGVLARASKWVNRWRLHGDAGLQDRSPSPHRSPKATPAWVIEQIDSWRREFKWSAQRVTDELVSIGFVIGRRTASRRLTRLGLGKRRFIDPGGENNRKPGKITARWPGHMVHLEVKKVGRIPDGGGWRIHGRDSGQAKIASRAKSAGAKRGYVYLHSVVDGFSRLAYMEPLGDEKGATAAAFLARAKVWFAAHGIHHIHRVVTDNGACYRSGDFARIVGQGTRHQRTKPYTPRYNGKAERYQRILAEGALYAREFTSEGARSAAIAVWNIHYNYHRPHRRRLIW from the coding sequence GTGCCCCACACGAATGCGCCCCTGAGCGTCGAGGGCCGTAGGCGGCTCGTGAAGCGGTGCCAGACACGTCCCATTGCCCACGTCGCCGCTGAGACGGGTGTCCTCGCGCGCGCCAGCAAGTGGGTAAATCGCTGGCGGCTACACGGTGATGCGGGGTTGCAGGACCGGTCGCCGAGTCCGCACCGGAGTCCGAAGGCGACTCCGGCATGGGTCATCGAGCAAATCGATTCCTGGCGCCGCGAGTTCAAGTGGTCCGCGCAACGGGTCACCGACGAACTTGTCAGTATCGGATTTGTGATCGGCCGGCGAACTGCCAGTCGACGCCTGACCCGGCTTGGCCTCGGCAAGCGCCGCTTCATCGACCCAGGCGGTGAGAACAACCGGAAGCCGGGGAAGATCACTGCCCGCTGGCCTGGACACATGGTGCACCTGGAGGTGAAGAAGGTCGGCCGGATCCCTGATGGCGGCGGGTGGCGTATCCATGGCCGGGACAGCGGTCAGGCCAAGATCGCGAGTCGGGCGAAGTCGGCCGGGGCAAAGCGTGGGTACGTCTACCTGCACTCCGTCGTCGACGGTTTCTCACGGCTCGCCTACATGGAACCGCTGGGCGATGAGAAAGGCGCGACGGCTGCTGCCTTCCTCGCCCGGGCGAAGGTCTGGTTCGCCGCCCACGGCATCCACCACATCCACCGGGTCGTCACCGACAATGGCGCTTGCTACCGCTCCGGCGACTTCGCCCGCATCGTCGGGCAAGGCACCCGGCATCAGAGAACCAAGCCATACACACCTCGGTACAACGGGAAGGCGGAGCGTTACCAGCGCATCCTGGCCGAGGGAGCCCTTTATGCCCGCGAGTTCACCAGCGAGGGCGCTCGGTCAGCCGCGATAGCAGTGTGGAACATCCACTACAACTACCACCGGCCACATAGACGTCGTCTCATTTGGTGA
- a CDS encoding IS5 family transposase (programmed frameshift): protein MGIVERLVPDELWELFQRVVPEAPARPQGGGRRRHGDREVLAAIVFVATSGCTWQQLSAASFGPSGATAHRRFTEWTKARVWAKLHRLVLDELGARGELDWSRCAIDSVNMRALKRRLAGPNPVDRGKYGSKIHLITERTGLPLSAGISGANVHDSQALLPLVKGIPPIRSRCGPRRRRPGKLHAGKGYDYRHLRQWLSRRSIRHRIARRGIETSQRLGRHRWTIERTMAWLADCHRLHRRYERKAEHFLAFTSIACTLIYYRRLTK, encoded by the exons GTGGGGATTGTTGAGCGGCTGGTGCCGGATGAGCTGTGGGAGCTGTTCCAGCGGGTGGTGCCGGAGGCGCCGGCGCGGCCTCAGGGCGGCGGTCGGCGCCGGCACGGCGACCGTGAGGTGCTGGCGGCGATCGTGTTCGTCGCGACCTCCGGCTGCACCTGGCAGCAGCTGTCGGCGGCCTCGTTCGGTCCGTCCGGGGCGACGGCGCACCGCCGGTTCACCGAGTGGACCAAGGCCCGGGTCTGGGCCAAACTGCACCGCCTGGTCCTGGACGAACTTGGAGCCCGCGGCGAGCTGGACTGGTCGAGGTGCGCGATCGACTCGGTGAACATGCGGGCCCTGAAAAGGAGG CTGGCGGGTCCGAATCCTGTCGACCGGGGAAAGTACGGGTCGAAGATCCATCTGATCACCGAGCGGACGGGTCTGCCCCTGTCCGCCGGAATCTCCGGCGCCAACGTCCACGACAGCCAGGCCCTGCTCCCGCTGGTGAAGGGCATACCGCCGATCCGGTCCCGCTGCGGCCCCCGTCGGCGCAGGCCCGGCAAGCTCCACGCCGGCAAGGGCTACGACTACCGCCACCTGCGGCAATGGCTGTCCCGGCGGAGCATCCGGCACCGCATCGCCCGCAGGGGCATCGAGACCTCGCAACGGCTGGGGCGGCACCGGTGGACGATCGAACGCACCATGGCCTGGCTCGCCGACTGCCACCGCCTCCACCGCCGCTACGAGCGCAAGGCTGAGCACTTCCTCGCTTTCACGAGCATCGCCTGCACCCTCATCTACTACCGCAGACTCACCAAATGA